A region from the Sandaracinus amylolyticus genome encodes:
- a CDS encoding CPBP family intramembrane glutamic endopeptidase, whose protein sequence is MSRAISSALVVASVALVIALGAAFARVSGLEARELEAVGAWTAGGSSRLLETRLLRGDDATFELCARDPMDALRWSGAGRIAVVRSDRAEEMFGLAIDPALLEGVARSEQGACVVFARVRELAIDEDAVPVAIDLAREPGIDGIEVRARVLARSPLGQGDLGIVLGALAIAIALVLLMSARAPVEAHDAAPRGALRAALGVAVVLATGVVIGAFGSGGPTAGLLGGLALAATEIAVAYALVRPSVDGARTAALGLVRAPHAPAWVGDPPRARRLALPFNVAWLVLAPVAGVVLSLVARVALALVPSTGEAPVEAFVSWPSGMLSFAALAVVAPIAEEVFFRGLVYGALRGPGGARRELVAIAGAWLLFAIAHAPQDWGNWGGFVSVLVAGLGFTLMRAASGSTLVPCVAHLVYNGLLAAGALAVGAT, encoded by the coding sequence GTGTCGCGCGCGATCTCCTCGGCGCTGGTGGTCGCTTCGGTCGCGCTCGTGATCGCGCTCGGGGCCGCGTTCGCGCGGGTGAGCGGGCTCGAGGCGCGCGAGCTCGAGGCGGTCGGCGCGTGGACGGCGGGAGGATCGTCGCGCCTGCTCGAGACGCGTCTGCTGCGCGGCGACGACGCGACCTTCGAGCTCTGCGCGCGCGACCCGATGGACGCGCTGCGGTGGAGCGGCGCCGGGCGCATCGCCGTCGTGCGCAGCGATCGCGCCGAGGAGATGTTCGGCCTCGCGATCGATCCCGCACTGCTCGAAGGCGTCGCGCGCTCGGAGCAGGGCGCCTGCGTGGTGTTCGCGCGCGTGCGCGAGCTGGCGATCGACGAGGACGCGGTGCCGGTCGCGATCGACCTCGCGCGCGAGCCGGGGATCGACGGGATCGAAGTGCGCGCGCGGGTGCTCGCGCGGAGCCCGCTCGGCCAGGGGGATCTCGGCATCGTGCTCGGCGCGCTGGCGATCGCGATCGCGCTCGTCCTGTTGATGAGCGCGCGCGCGCCCGTCGAGGCCCACGACGCCGCGCCGCGCGGCGCACTGCGCGCGGCGCTCGGGGTCGCGGTGGTGCTCGCGACCGGGGTCGTCATCGGCGCGTTCGGGTCTGGAGGACCGACTGCAGGGCTGCTCGGCGGGCTCGCCCTCGCCGCCACCGAGATCGCGGTGGCGTACGCGCTGGTGCGTCCGAGCGTCGACGGCGCGCGCACCGCCGCGCTCGGTCTCGTGCGCGCTCCGCACGCGCCGGCGTGGGTCGGCGACCCGCCGCGCGCCCGACGCCTCGCGCTGCCGTTCAACGTCGCCTGGCTCGTGCTCGCGCCGGTCGCGGGGGTCGTGCTCTCGCTGGTCGCGCGGGTGGCGCTCGCGCTCGTTCCGTCGACCGGAGAGGCGCCGGTCGAGGCGTTCGTCAGCTGGCCGAGCGGGATGCTCTCGTTCGCGGCGCTCGCGGTGGTCGCGCCGATCGCGGAGGAAGTGTTCTTCCGTGGCCTCGTCTACGGCGCGCTGCGCGGCCCGGGCGGCGCGCGTCGCGAGCTCGTCGCGATCGCGGGCGCGTGGCTGCTCTTCGCCATCGCGCATGCCCCGCAGGACTGGGGGAACTGGGGCGGCTTCGTCTCGGTGCTCGTCGCCGGGCTCGGCTTCACCCTGATGCGCGCGGCGAGCGGCTCGACGCTCGTGCCGTGCGTGGCGCACCTCGTCTACAACGGGCTGCTCGCGGCGGGAGCGCTCGCCGTGGGGGCGACCTGA
- the carA gene encoding glutamine-hydrolyzing carbamoyl-phosphate synthase small subunit: MTRRNARKAWIALADGTVFEGCAAGADGETTGEVVFTTGMTGYQEVLTDPSYCGQIVVMTAPEIGNTGATTEDDEAGKPWVAGFVMHELSPMASNWRSQETLDAYLRRHGVVAIDRVDTRALTRHIRDHGAQAAVIGTSSPEALVAKAKAAPSMAGQDLTGAVTTREPYVWAEGAGVWHVPEGEPTRHVVAVDFGVKKNILRCLVDHGCRVTVVPATTSAKDILAHDPDGVFISNGPGDPAAVAHGIETVRELVGQKPLFGICLGHQMLALALGGKTYKMKFGHRGLNHPVKDLATGRVEITTQNHGFAVDAESLAGKCDVTHVHLNDGTCMGLEHRDSGAFSVQYHPEASAGPHDARYLFKRFVSRMDSAKR, encoded by the coding sequence ATGACGCGGCGGAACGCGCGGAAGGCCTGGATCGCGCTGGCGGACGGGACGGTCTTCGAGGGATGTGCGGCAGGCGCCGACGGCGAGACGACCGGTGAGGTCGTGTTCACGACGGGCATGACCGGGTACCAGGAGGTCCTCACGGATCCCTCGTACTGCGGACAGATCGTCGTGATGACGGCGCCGGAGATCGGGAACACCGGCGCGACGACCGAGGACGACGAGGCCGGCAAGCCGTGGGTCGCGGGGTTCGTGATGCACGAGCTCTCGCCGATGGCGAGCAACTGGCGCAGCCAGGAGACGCTCGACGCGTACCTCCGGCGCCACGGCGTGGTCGCGATCGACCGCGTCGACACGCGCGCGCTCACGCGGCACATCCGCGACCACGGCGCGCAGGCGGCGGTGATCGGGACGAGCTCGCCCGAGGCGCTCGTCGCGAAGGCGAAGGCCGCGCCCTCGATGGCGGGTCAGGACCTCACGGGCGCGGTGACGACGCGCGAGCCGTACGTCTGGGCCGAGGGCGCAGGCGTGTGGCACGTGCCCGAGGGCGAGCCGACGCGGCACGTGGTCGCGGTCGACTTCGGCGTGAAGAAGAACATCCTGCGCTGCCTCGTGGACCACGGGTGCCGCGTGACGGTCGTGCCCGCGACGACGAGCGCGAAGGACATCCTCGCGCACGATCCCGACGGCGTGTTCATCTCGAACGGCCCCGGAGACCCGGCGGCGGTCGCGCACGGGATCGAGACGGTGCGCGAGCTCGTCGGGCAGAAGCCGCTCTTCGGGATCTGCCTCGGGCACCAGATGCTCGCGCTCGCGCTGGGCGGGAAGACCTACAAGATGAAGTTCGGCCACCGCGGGCTGAACCACCCGGTGAAGGATCTCGCGACGGGCCGCGTGGAGATCACGACGCAGAACCACGGGTTCGCGGTCGACGCGGAGTCGCTCGCGGGCAAGTGCGACGTGACCCACGTGCACCTGAACGACGGCACGTGCATGGGCCTCGAGCACCGCGACAGCGGGGCGTTCTCGGTGCAGTACCACCCCGAGGCGAGCGCGGGACCGCACGATGCGCGGTACCTGTTCAAGCGGTTCGTGTCGCGGATGGATAGCGCGAAGCGCTGA
- a CDS encoding dihydroorotase — translation MTSPSERVSGKADVIVLAGGRVIDPSTGHDGEADVVLEGGKVTRVGRDAARGIEGAAVRRIDARGRWVVPGFIDLHVHFREPGQEYKEDIASGLRAAAAGGFTAVCAMPNTKPVNDNRAITEQMVARAKEAGGPRLFPFGAITLGSKGEQLTEMADMKDAGAVGVSDDGLCVMNAAVMRRALEYAATFDLLVSQHCEDHHLTAGAQMHEGAISTKLGLRGWPREAEDVIVARDLVLNQRAKARYHVAHVSTKGAVALIREAKARGQRVSCEVTPHHLLLTDHELLGYRTACKVNPPLREAEDVEAMVEALRDGTIDCVATDHAPHSSLEKDCELAAASPGMIGLETTIPLLLGLVHRGALSATRFVEALTSGPARVSGIRGGSLRVGERADVTVIDPETRWTVGRETLRSKSLNSPWLGKELRGACAMTIAAGEVVFER, via the coding sequence ATGACGTCCCCGAGCGAGCGAGTGAGCGGGAAGGCGGACGTGATCGTCCTGGCGGGAGGCCGGGTGATCGACCCGAGCACGGGTCACGACGGCGAAGCCGACGTGGTGCTCGAGGGTGGCAAGGTCACTCGGGTCGGCCGCGATGCCGCCCGAGGGATCGAGGGCGCTGCAGTGCGTCGGATCGACGCGCGGGGACGCTGGGTCGTCCCCGGGTTCATCGATCTGCACGTGCACTTCCGCGAGCCCGGCCAGGAGTACAAGGAAGACATCGCGTCGGGCCTGCGCGCCGCGGCCGCGGGTGGCTTCACTGCGGTGTGCGCGATGCCGAACACCAAGCCGGTGAACGACAACCGCGCGATCACCGAGCAGATGGTCGCCCGCGCGAAGGAAGCAGGCGGCCCGCGCCTCTTCCCGTTCGGCGCGATCACGCTGGGCAGCAAGGGCGAGCAGCTCACCGAGATGGCGGACATGAAGGACGCCGGCGCGGTGGGCGTGAGCGACGACGGCCTCTGCGTGATGAACGCGGCCGTCATGCGCCGCGCGCTCGAGTACGCCGCGACCTTCGACCTGCTCGTCTCGCAGCACTGCGAGGACCACCACCTCACGGCGGGCGCGCAGATGCACGAAGGTGCCATTTCGACGAAGCTCGGGCTCCGCGGATGGCCGCGCGAGGCGGAGGACGTCATCGTCGCGCGCGACCTCGTGCTGAACCAGCGAGCCAAGGCGCGCTACCACGTGGCGCACGTCTCGACGAAGGGCGCGGTCGCGCTGATCCGCGAGGCGAAGGCGCGCGGGCAGCGCGTGTCGTGCGAGGTGACGCCGCATCACCTCCTGCTCACGGATCACGAGCTCCTCGGGTACCGCACGGCGTGCAAGGTGAACCCGCCGCTGCGCGAGGCCGAGGACGTCGAGGCGATGGTCGAAGCGCTGCGCGACGGGACCATCGACTGCGTCGCGACGGATCACGCACCGCACAGCTCGCTCGAGAAGGACTGCGAGCTCGCGGCCGCATCGCCGGGGATGATCGGGCTGGAGACCACGATCCCGCTGCTGCTCGGGCTGGTGCACCGCGGTGCGCTCTCGGCGACGCGCTTCGTCGAGGCGCTCACGAGCGGACCTGCCCGAGTGTCGGGGATCCGCGGAGGCTCGCTGCGCGTCGGTGAGCGAGCGGACGTGACGGTGATCGACCCCGAGACGCGGTGGACGGTCGGGCGCGAGACGCTACGATCGAAATCCCTGAATTCTCCGTGGCTCGGCAAGGAGCTGCGGGGTGCGTGCGCGATGACGATCGCGGCCGGAGAGGTGGTGTTCGAGCGATGA